Proteins found in one Sorghum bicolor cultivar BTx623 chromosome 1, Sorghum_bicolor_NCBIv3, whole genome shotgun sequence genomic segment:
- the LOC8056834 gene encoding pentatricopeptide repeat-containing protein At4g37170 has product MPSRAAIRMKPPSFSVSVTTASQLHDAIDRLLPLLRADASHASAARAIAAAVASFRPPSTLLSNRILHLLSSHPATLPDALALLSSLPSTDVCSYNTLVAALGRSPRGLASARALFDRMPRRDHFSWSAIVSAHARHGQPRAALAIYRRMLREPGSAGVDNEFTASSALAAATAARCARAGRELHCHVVRRGIDADAVVWSALADMYAKCGRVDDARSVFDRMPVRDVVSWTAMVERYFDARRDGEGFRLFVRMLRSGIQPNEFTYAGVLRACAEFTSEKLGKQVHGRMTKSRAGDSCFAESALVHMYSKYGDMGTAVRVFRGMPKLDLVSWTAMISGYAQNGQPDEALRYFDMLLRSGCRPDHVTFVGVLSACAHAGLVDKGLSIFHSIKDEYGIEHTADHYACVIDLLSRSGLFERAEEMINTMSVKPNKFLWASLLGGCRIHKNVRLARWAAEALFEIEPENPATYVTLANIYASVGLFDEVENTRRIMELKGITKMPASSWIEVGTRMHVFLVGDKLHPQAEQVYALLKKLYVKMREEGYVADTGFVLHDVEDEQKQQDIGYHSERLAVAFGIIATPKGAPIKVFKNLRICGDCHTTIKLISKIVQREIIVRDSNRFHHFKNGSCSCRDYW; this is encoded by the coding sequence ATGCCGTCGCGAGCCGCTATCCGCATGAAGCCCCCTTCTTTCTCGGTGTCCGTAACCACGGCATCCCAGCTCCACGACGCCATCGACCGCCTCCTCCCGCTCCTCCGCGCCGACGCCTCCCACGCCTCAGCCGCTCGCGCGATCGCCGCGGCCGTCGCCTCATTCCGGCCGCCCTCCACGCTCCTTTCCAACCGCATCCTCCACCTCCTCTCCTCCCACCCGGCCACTCTCCCGGACGCGCTCGCCCTCCTCTCCTCCCTCCCAAGCACCGATGTATGCTCCTACAACACCCTCGTCGCGGCGCTCGGCCGCTCCCCGCGCGGCCTCGCCTCCGCGCGCGCGCTGTTCGACCGAATGCCCCGGAGGGACCACTTCTCCTGGTCCGCCATCGTCTCCGCGCACGCGCGCCACGGCCAGCCCCGCGCCGCGCTCGCGATCTACCGCCGGATGCTGCGGGAGCCGGGGAGCGCCGGCGTGGACAACGAGTTCACCGCGTCCAGCGCGCTCGCCGCGGCCACGGCCGCCCGGTGCGCGCGCGCGGGGAGGGAGCTGCACTGCCACGTGGTCAGGAGAGGGATCGACGCGGATGCCGTCGTCTGGAGCGCGCTCGCAGACATGTACGCCAAGTGCGGGCGCGTGGACGACGCGAGGAGCGTGTTCGATAGGATGCCCGTTCGGGACGTCGTCTCTTGGACGGCCATGGTGGAGAGGTATTTTGACGCCAGGCGCGATGGCGAAGGCTTCAGGCTGTTCGTGCGCATGCTGAGGAGTGGCATTCAACCGAATGAGTTCACGTACGCAGGGGTTCTGCGTGCCTGCGCAGAATTCACCTCGGAGAAACTCGGGAAGCAGGTGCATGGTCGAATGACAAAGAGCAGGGCAGGGGATTCATGCTTTGCAGAGAGTGCGCTTGTGCACATGTACTCCAAGTACGGCGACATGGGAACTGCAGTGCGTGTCTTTAGGGGGATGCCAAAGCTGGACTTGGTGTCATGGACGGCCATGATCTCTGGCTATGCGCAGAATGGGCAGCCAGATGAGGCTTTGCGTTATTTCGACATGCTATTGAGGTCAGGATGCAGGCCTGATCATGTCACCTTTGTTGGTGTTCTATCTGCATGTGCTCATGCCGGCCTGGTTGATAAAGGTCTGAGTATCTTCCATTCGATAAAGGATGAATATGGTATTGAGCACACTGCTGATCATTATGCTTGTGTGATTGATCTCCTCAGCCGGTCAGGCCTGTTTGAGCGAGCAGAAGAGATGATCAACACAATGTCTGTAAAGCCTAACAAGTTCCTTTGGGCGTCCTTGCTTGGTGGCTGCCGGATCCATAAGAATGTCCGTCTCGCAAGGTGGGCAGCGGAAGCattatttgaaattgagcctgaAAATCCAGCAACATATGTTACTCTAGCCAATATTTATGCATCGGTTGGTTTGTTTGATGAAGTTGAGAATACGAGACGGATCATGGAGTTAAAGGGCATAACTAAAATGCCAGCCTCAAGTTGGATTGAAGTTGGGACAAGAATGCATGTGTTTCTGGTTGGGGATAAGTTGCATCCTCAAGCTGAACAAGTATATGCGCTTCTGAAGAAGCTGTATGTAAAGATGAGGGAAGAAGGGTATGTGGCAGACACTGGATTTGTTCTCCATGACGTagaagatgagcagaagcagcaGGACATTGGTTATCATAGTGAGCGGCttgctgttgcttttggaatcaTTGCCACTCCGAAGGGGGCTCCTATCAAGGTTTTCAAGAATCTGCGCATTTGTGGGGACTGTCATACCACTATTAAGTTAATATCAAAGATTGTGCAGAGAGAGATCATTGTCAGGGACTCTAATAGGTTCCATCACTTCAAGAACGGGAGTTGTTCTTGCAGGGACTATTGGTGA
- the LOC110436140 gene encoding protein NRT1/ PTR FAMILY 8.3-like isoform X1 — MDEAPGLLLQEEGGGRDHEPLLLPLPQDAGLYTGDGSVDVKGCPALKGTTGNWKACFFILGNECCERLAYYGIAKNLVTYLKVKLHLGNLEAARHVTTWQGTCYLTPLVGAILADSHWGKYWTIAVFSSVYFIGLAILTLSASVPALQPPSCLRTVCPEASLLQYGVFFVGLYMIALGTGGIKPCVSSFGADQFDDTDPAERAKKGSFFNWFYFCINIGAFISGTIIVWIQDNTGWGIGFAIPTIFMALAISFFLTASNKYRFQKPGGSPLTRVCQVVIAAFRKWHIEVPHDTSLLYEVDGQTSAIEGSRKLEHTNELEFLDRAAVISSADLKSESFTDPWKLCTVTQVEELKILIRMFPVWATTIIFSAVYAQNSSMFIEQGMVLDKRIGSFNIPPASLSTFDVISVIIWVPLYDRILVPVARKFTGREKGFSELQRMGIGLALSILAMVSAALVELKRLEIARSEGLIHEKAAVPMSILWQIPQYFLVGAAEVFTCIGQVEFFYDEAPDAMRSLCSAFALITVSLGSYISSIILTLVSCITTQGGDPGWIPDNLNEGHLDRFFWLIAGISFVNLIVYMGCAVRYRYKKAS, encoded by the exons ATGGATGAGGCACCAGGGCTGCTGTTGCAAGAAGAGGGTGGAGGTAGGGACCACGAACCGCTCCTCCTTCCACTTCCACAG GATGCTGGCCTTTACACAGGTGATGGATCTGTTGATGTCAAAGGGTGTCCTGCATTAAAGGGCACTACAGGCAATTGGAAAGCATGTTTTTTCATCCTAG GGAATGAGTGTTGTGAAAGGCTGGCCTACTACGGAATTGCAAAAAACCTAGTTACTTATTTGAAAGTGAAGCTTCATCTAGGCAACCTTGAGGCTGCAAGACATGTTACCACTTGGCAAGGGACATGCTATCTTACTCCCCTTGTTGGAGCCATCTTAGCAGATTCTCATTGGGGGAAATACTGGACAATTGCTGTTTTCTCATCAGTTTACTTTATT GGCCTGGCTATTTTGACGCTGTCAGCATCAGTCCCAGCATTGCAGCCACCTTCATGTTTAAGAACAGTTTGTCCAGAAGCAAGCTTACTTCAGTATGGCGTATTTTTTGTTGGTCTCTATATGATAGCCCTAGGGACAGGAGGTATCAAACCTTGTGTCTCCTCCTTTGGAGCTGATCAATTTGATGACACTGACCCAGCAGAGAGAGCTAAGAAGGGCTCCTTCTTCAATTGGTTCTACTTCTGTATAAATATTGGTGCATTCATATCAGGCACTATCATAGTGTGGATACAAGATAACACTGGTTGGGGAATAGGATTTGCAATTCCTACTATATTCATGGCATTAGCTATTTCATTCTTCCTCACAGCTTCAAATAAGTACAGATTCCAAAAACCTGGTGGGAGTCCACTCACAAGAGTGTGCCAGGTAGTTATAGCAGCATTTCGTAAGTGGCACATTGAAGTGCCACATGATACATCTCTCCTctatgaagttgatggccaaaCTTCAGCAATTGAGGGAAGCCGGAAGCTGGAGCACACAAATGAGCTCGA GTTCCTTGATAGAGCTGCCGTTATCTCATCTGCTGACCTGAAGAGCGAATCCTTTACAGACCCATGGAAGCTTTGCACAGTTACCCAGGTGGAAGAATTGAAGATTCTAATAAGAATGTTTCCCGTTTGGGCTACTACTATCATATTCAGTGCTGTTTACGCCCAAAACTCTTCCATGTTCATAGAGCAGGGCATGGTTCTTGACAAGCGCATTGGATCTTTCAATATTCCTCCTGCATCTCTCTCAACTTTTGATGTAATCAGCGTCATCATATGGGTTCCACTTTATGACCGCATTCTGGTGCCAGTAGCTAGAAAATTCACTGGAAGGGAGAAGGGTTTTTCTGAGCTCCAGCGGATGGGAATTGGATTAGCCCTGTCAATTCTTGCGATGGTATCTGCAGCTCTTGTTGAGTTGAAGCGTTTAGAGATTGCCAGGTCTGAAGGTCTTATTCATGAGAAGGCTGCTGTTCCAATGAGCATTCTTTGGCAAATACCACAATATTTCTTGGTGGGTGCTGCTGAGGTGTTTACTTGTATAGGTCAAGTCGAGTTCTTTTACGATGAGGCCCCAGATGCCATGAGGAGTTTATGTAGTGCATTTGCACTTATTACAGTCTCACTGGGAAGCTATATAAGCTCCATCATACTGACGTTGGTGTCGTGCATTACAACTCAGGGAGGAGATCCTGGATGGATCCCTGACAATCTGAATGAAGGCCATCTCGACCGGTTCTTTTGGTTAATTGCTGGGATAAGCTTTGTGAATTTGATAGTTTACATGGGCTGTGCTGTGAGATACAGATATAAGAAAGCCTCTTGA
- the LOC110436140 gene encoding protein NRT1/ PTR FAMILY 8.3-like isoform X2, with product MRHQGCCCKKRVEDAGLYTGDGSVDVKGCPALKGTTGNWKACFFILGNECCERLAYYGIAKNLVTYLKVKLHLGNLEAARHVTTWQGTCYLTPLVGAILADSHWGKYWTIAVFSSVYFIGLAILTLSASVPALQPPSCLRTVCPEASLLQYGVFFVGLYMIALGTGGIKPCVSSFGADQFDDTDPAERAKKGSFFNWFYFCINIGAFISGTIIVWIQDNTGWGIGFAIPTIFMALAISFFLTASNKYRFQKPGGSPLTRVCQVVIAAFRKWHIEVPHDTSLLYEVDGQTSAIEGSRKLEHTNELEFLDRAAVISSADLKSESFTDPWKLCTVTQVEELKILIRMFPVWATTIIFSAVYAQNSSMFIEQGMVLDKRIGSFNIPPASLSTFDVISVIIWVPLYDRILVPVARKFTGREKGFSELQRMGIGLALSILAMVSAALVELKRLEIARSEGLIHEKAAVPMSILWQIPQYFLVGAAEVFTCIGQVEFFYDEAPDAMRSLCSAFALITVSLGSYISSIILTLVSCITTQGGDPGWIPDNLNEGHLDRFFWLIAGISFVNLIVYMGCAVRYRYKKAS from the exons ATGAGGCACCAGGGCTGCTGTTGCAAGAAGAGGGTGGAG GATGCTGGCCTTTACACAGGTGATGGATCTGTTGATGTCAAAGGGTGTCCTGCATTAAAGGGCACTACAGGCAATTGGAAAGCATGTTTTTTCATCCTAG GGAATGAGTGTTGTGAAAGGCTGGCCTACTACGGAATTGCAAAAAACCTAGTTACTTATTTGAAAGTGAAGCTTCATCTAGGCAACCTTGAGGCTGCAAGACATGTTACCACTTGGCAAGGGACATGCTATCTTACTCCCCTTGTTGGAGCCATCTTAGCAGATTCTCATTGGGGGAAATACTGGACAATTGCTGTTTTCTCATCAGTTTACTTTATT GGCCTGGCTATTTTGACGCTGTCAGCATCAGTCCCAGCATTGCAGCCACCTTCATGTTTAAGAACAGTTTGTCCAGAAGCAAGCTTACTTCAGTATGGCGTATTTTTTGTTGGTCTCTATATGATAGCCCTAGGGACAGGAGGTATCAAACCTTGTGTCTCCTCCTTTGGAGCTGATCAATTTGATGACACTGACCCAGCAGAGAGAGCTAAGAAGGGCTCCTTCTTCAATTGGTTCTACTTCTGTATAAATATTGGTGCATTCATATCAGGCACTATCATAGTGTGGATACAAGATAACACTGGTTGGGGAATAGGATTTGCAATTCCTACTATATTCATGGCATTAGCTATTTCATTCTTCCTCACAGCTTCAAATAAGTACAGATTCCAAAAACCTGGTGGGAGTCCACTCACAAGAGTGTGCCAGGTAGTTATAGCAGCATTTCGTAAGTGGCACATTGAAGTGCCACATGATACATCTCTCCTctatgaagttgatggccaaaCTTCAGCAATTGAGGGAAGCCGGAAGCTGGAGCACACAAATGAGCTCGA GTTCCTTGATAGAGCTGCCGTTATCTCATCTGCTGACCTGAAGAGCGAATCCTTTACAGACCCATGGAAGCTTTGCACAGTTACCCAGGTGGAAGAATTGAAGATTCTAATAAGAATGTTTCCCGTTTGGGCTACTACTATCATATTCAGTGCTGTTTACGCCCAAAACTCTTCCATGTTCATAGAGCAGGGCATGGTTCTTGACAAGCGCATTGGATCTTTCAATATTCCTCCTGCATCTCTCTCAACTTTTGATGTAATCAGCGTCATCATATGGGTTCCACTTTATGACCGCATTCTGGTGCCAGTAGCTAGAAAATTCACTGGAAGGGAGAAGGGTTTTTCTGAGCTCCAGCGGATGGGAATTGGATTAGCCCTGTCAATTCTTGCGATGGTATCTGCAGCTCTTGTTGAGTTGAAGCGTTTAGAGATTGCCAGGTCTGAAGGTCTTATTCATGAGAAGGCTGCTGTTCCAATGAGCATTCTTTGGCAAATACCACAATATTTCTTGGTGGGTGCTGCTGAGGTGTTTACTTGTATAGGTCAAGTCGAGTTCTTTTACGATGAGGCCCCAGATGCCATGAGGAGTTTATGTAGTGCATTTGCACTTATTACAGTCTCACTGGGAAGCTATATAAGCTCCATCATACTGACGTTGGTGTCGTGCATTACAACTCAGGGAGGAGATCCTGGATGGATCCCTGACAATCTGAATGAAGGCCATCTCGACCGGTTCTTTTGGTTAATTGCTGGGATAAGCTTTGTGAATTTGATAGTTTACATGGGCTGTGCTGTGAGATACAGATATAAGAAAGCCTCTTGA